The genomic DNA ACTGATTTCCTGTGTTTCTATAAGCAGCAACCCCCAGATATAATCGTTATAACTCGCACTGAAAATATTGATGGAATGCAACCCGATGATGGGCAGCGCTAACGGAAAAGCGATCTGAAAACACATACGGAATTCGCTTGCGCCGTCGATGCGGCCGCTCTCGAACAGTTCCTGCGGCTGCTGCTCCAAAAATGTGCGGAACAGTAAGATCGTGCCAACCTGGTGCCCCGATACCGCGGGCAAAATGAGCCCCAGCCAGTTATTTTTCAGCCCCAGATTGATGATGGTAAGATAGGTCGGCGTCATTGTGAGCACCATGGGAACCATCATCAGCGACATCAAAAGAGCAAACAATACGTTGGTTCCGGGAAATTTTATGCGGGCAAACACATACGAGGTCGCAACTGCGAGCACCACCGCGGCAAACGTGATGATCAGGGATATCACGATAGAGTTGAGCATGTTCGGCAGC from Candidatus Borkfalkia ceftriaxoniphila includes the following:
- a CDS encoding carbohydrate ABC transporter permease — its product is MTLAQSFKKACKRKGSDSIIVQSLIVLYIFLMVIMALLPLFMTFVFSLKTTQEFHGDEFWTFPKTPMFSNYSSAFFQALPNMLNSIVISLIITFAAVVLAVATSYVFARIKFPGTNVLFALLMSLMMVPMVLTMTPTYLTIINLGLKNNWLGLILPAVSGHQVGTILLFRTFLEQQPQELFESGRIDGASEFRMCFQIAFPLALPIIGLHSINIFSASYNDYIWGLLLIETQEISPLMPVLKQLVGRAVEASGQLGVEYALYLMAGAPLVITTMVGLKYSIGGDMSAGIKM